The uncultured Desulfobulbus sp. genome window below encodes:
- the acpP gene encoding acyl carrier protein has product MAVEDKMIDIIVEQLSVDRDKVVPGASFVDDLGADSLDLVELIMAMEEEFDVEIPDEEAEKIVTVQNAIDFVAKIQD; this is encoded by the coding sequence ATGGCAGTTGAAGATAAAATGATTGACATCATCGTCGAGCAATTAAGTGTTGATCGTGACAAAGTTGTTCCTGGTGCTTCTTTTGTAGATGATCTGGGTGCAGATTCTCTTGACCTGGTTGAGCTGATCATGGCCATGGAAGAAGAGTTTGACGTAGAGATTCCGGACGAGGAAGCAGAGAAAATCGTCACCGTTCAGAATGCTATCGATTTCGTAGCAAAAATTCAGGACTAA
- the rpiB gene encoding ribose 5-phosphate isomerase B yields MNIALGCDHGGIDLKQEVKQLLEQAGHTVNDVGCHGTDSVDYPEFADKVCGAIIDGVSDRGILICGTGIGMSIAANRHRQIRAALCHDAVTSRMSREHNDANVLCLGARVLGVSVALDIVQVWLETAFAGGRHLRRITLMG; encoded by the coding sequence ATGAACATAGCACTTGGATGTGACCATGGTGGCATTGATCTGAAGCAGGAGGTCAAACAACTGCTTGAGCAAGCCGGACATACAGTTAATGATGTGGGCTGCCACGGCACTGACTCGGTTGACTATCCTGAGTTTGCTGATAAGGTTTGTGGCGCCATCATAGATGGTGTCAGTGACCGTGGTATCCTGATCTGTGGTACGGGCATCGGTATGTCGATTGCTGCCAATCGTCATCGCCAGATCCGTGCAGCACTCTGCCATGACGCTGTGACCTCACGTATGAGTCGTGAACATAATGACGCCAACGTTTTATGCCTTGGCGCACGTGTGCTTGGTGTTTCCGTTGCCCTGGACATTGTTCAGGTTTGGCTGGAAACAGCGTTCGCTGGCGGCCGCCATCTGCGCAGGATTACCCTGATGGGGTGA
- the sat gene encoding sulfate adenylyltransferase, with protein MSSKLVAPHGGKGLVCALLEGAEREAELKKAAGLKQVEITARAKGDLIMMGIGGFSPLSGFMTKADWKGVCENFTMADGTFWPVPITLDVSAADAAEIKEGDEIALVAKGETYATMKVTEKFEMTEADKRWECEKVFKGEGEESEGDKFWEIAPEDHPGVIMVMGQKEFNLAGPVKVLSEGEYPKEYPGVYLKPAETRAMFDERGWANVAALQLRNPMHRSHEFLAKIAIEVCDGCLIHSLIGNLKPGDIPADTRVEAIKILIENYFVKENVINAGYPLDMRYAGPREGLLHATFRQNYGVNNMLIGRDHAGVGDFYGLFEAQQIFDRIPVTGDDSKDLLCKPMKIDWTFYCHKCDGMASLRTCPHTKEDRVILSGTKLRKALSDGAPVVDHFGREEVLVHLRAYYAGLTEKVEVKMQGAASGAAM; from the coding sequence ATGAGTTCAAAATTGGTAGCGCCTCACGGCGGTAAAGGTCTTGTATGTGCCCTGCTTGAAGGCGCTGAGCGTGAAGCAGAGTTGAAAAAAGCCGCTGGCTTGAAGCAGGTTGAGATCACCGCTCGCGCTAAAGGCGACCTGATCATGATGGGTATTGGTGGCTTTTCTCCGCTCTCCGGCTTCATGACCAAAGCTGACTGGAAAGGTGTTTGCGAGAATTTCACCATGGCAGACGGCACCTTCTGGCCGGTACCGATCACCCTGGACGTTTCTGCTGCTGACGCTGCAGAGATCAAAGAAGGTGACGAGATCGCTCTGGTTGCTAAAGGCGAGACCTACGCTACCATGAAGGTCACCGAGAAATTCGAGATGACCGAAGCCGACAAACGTTGGGAGTGCGAGAAAGTATTCAAAGGCGAAGGCGAAGAGTCTGAGGGTGACAAATTCTGGGAGATCGCTCCTGAGGATCATCCTGGCGTAATCATGGTTATGGGCCAGAAAGAGTTCAACCTCGCCGGTCCTGTTAAAGTTCTCTCCGAGGGTGAGTACCCCAAAGAGTACCCGGGTGTATACCTGAAACCTGCTGAGACCCGCGCTATGTTTGACGAGCGTGGTTGGGCTAACGTTGCTGCCCTGCAGCTGCGTAACCCGATGCATCGTAGCCATGAGTTCCTGGCCAAGATCGCAATCGAGGTATGTGACGGTTGTCTGATCCACAGCTTGATCGGTAACCTCAAACCGGGCGACATTCCTGCCGATACCCGTGTTGAAGCTATCAAAATCCTTATCGAGAACTACTTCGTCAAAGAGAACGTAATCAACGCTGGTTACCCGCTTGACATGCGTTACGCTGGTCCTCGCGAAGGTCTGCTCCACGCTACCTTCCGTCAGAACTACGGTGTAAACAACATGCTGATCGGTCGTGACCACGCTGGTGTTGGTGACTTTTACGGTCTGTTCGAGGCTCAGCAGATTTTTGATCGCATCCCCGTAACCGGTGACGATTCCAAAGACCTGCTCTGCAAGCCGATGAAAATCGACTGGACCTTCTACTGCCACAAATGTGACGGTATGGCTTCTCTGCGTACATGTCCGCATACCAAAGAGGATCGCGTTATCCTTTCTGGTACCAAACTGCGTAAAGCGCTCTCTGATGGTGCTCCGGTTGTTGACCACTTCGGTCGCGAAGAGGTACTGGTTCACCTGCGCGCATACTATGCTGGCCTGACCGAGAAGGTTGAGGTTAAAATGCAGGGTGCTGCTTCTGGCGC
- the fabG gene encoding 3-oxoacyl-ACP reductase FabG produces MLENMVALVTGGSRGIGRAICKRLSSMGALVGVNYVSNPTAAEETLAQIEAAGGKGFTVRFDVADTTAAQEAIKEIISTHGQIDILVNNAGITRDGLMARMKEDDWDSVLDTNLKGAFCCSKAVMRPMMKKRWGRIINVSSVVGFTGNGGQVNYSAAKAGLVGLTKSMARELAGRNVTCNCVAPGFIGTDMTDGLPEDVQEALKTQIPMGAMGTPEDVAGAVAFLASADSNYVTGQTLHVNGGMYMGH; encoded by the coding sequence ATGCTTGAGAATATGGTCGCACTGGTTACCGGCGGCAGCCGTGGTATCGGTCGCGCGATTTGCAAACGTCTTTCCTCCATGGGGGCCCTGGTTGGAGTTAACTACGTGTCCAACCCGACCGCCGCTGAAGAAACCCTGGCCCAGATTGAGGCTGCAGGGGGCAAAGGATTTACTGTTCGCTTTGATGTGGCTGACACTACAGCTGCGCAAGAGGCGATTAAAGAGATTATCTCTACGCATGGCCAGATTGATATTCTGGTCAACAATGCGGGGATTACCCGCGATGGCTTGATGGCACGAATGAAAGAAGACGATTGGGACAGCGTGCTTGATACCAATCTGAAGGGGGCATTTTGCTGCAGTAAGGCTGTGATGCGCCCCATGATGAAAAAACGGTGGGGGCGTATCATCAACGTTTCGTCGGTTGTTGGATTTACCGGTAACGGTGGCCAGGTGAATTACAGTGCTGCTAAGGCCGGCTTGGTTGGCTTGACCAAATCCATGGCGCGTGAACTTGCCGGTCGCAATGTGACCTGCAATTGTGTCGCTCCCGGTTTTATTGGGACCGACATGACCGACGGCCTCCCCGAAGATGTTCAGGAAGCTCTGAAAACCCAGATCCCCATGGGAGCAATGGGAACTCCGGAAGACGTAGCCGGAGCAGTTGCCTTTCTGGCATCAGCTGACAGTAACTATGTTACCGGTCAGACCCTGCATGTCAATGGCGGGATGTACATGGGCCATTGA
- the nrdR gene encoding transcriptional regulator NrdR — MKCPYCGHLDSRVIDSRINKDKTITRRRRECDSCARRFTTYERIELMLPMLIKKDGRRESWDRGKIVAGLEKACEKLPVSMTDIDSFVDNIEQKLQDYGGKEIPTSQIGQWIMEALPALDEVAYVRFASVYRQFKDVNEFMDELKTFLGERRTH, encoded by the coding sequence ATGAAATGTCCTTACTGTGGTCATTTGGACAGTCGTGTTATTGATTCTCGCATCAATAAAGATAAGACCATTACCAGGCGTCGTCGCGAATGCGATAGCTGCGCCCGTCGCTTTACGACTTACGAGCGTATCGAGCTGATGCTGCCCATGCTGATTAAGAAAGATGGACGGCGTGAGTCCTGGGATCGAGGTAAAATTGTGGCTGGTCTCGAAAAGGCCTGCGAGAAGTTACCTGTGAGCATGACGGATATCGATTCTTTTGTGGATAATATCGAGCAAAAATTGCAGGATTACGGCGGCAAAGAAATTCCCACCAGCCAGATCGGGCAGTGGATCATGGAGGCTTTGCCCGCCCTGGATGAAGTTGCCTATGTTCGTTTTGCTTCGGTGTATCGGCAATTTAAAGATGTTAACGAGTTCATGGACGAACTCAAGACATTTCTTGGCGAACGCAGAACTCACTAA
- the ribD gene encoding bifunctional diaminohydroxyphosphoribosylaminopyrimidine deaminase/5-amino-6-(5-phosphoribosylamino)uracil reductase RibD, protein MQNEVYMQLAIEEARKGIGRTTPNPPVGAVIVNRGEIVGRGYHKKAGTPHAEVNAIADAGEAARGGTIFVTLEPCNHTGRTPPCTRAILEAGIQAVVIGAMDPNPGVAGGGAEFLCSQGVNVSTAVLEDACKDLIRPFVKLSSTGLPWVIMKAGLSLDGKIAYTAGQGGCVTGGQSGCLVHQLRDQVDAIVIGIGTALSDNPSLTTRLPDKADARDPLRIILDSQLRCSPEARMLRQNSQAATWILCGENAPRERRQALADAGAIVHLLPLDNNQHLDLQQVVRFLGKQQLSSVLIEGGAQIHGAFWQAGLVDEVQLFYAPFFIGERGVPLIQGFYLSEKPASLPLEIDVSHRAGEDFFLRALVRK, encoded by the coding sequence TTGCAGAACGAAGTGTACATGCAGCTCGCCATTGAAGAGGCCCGTAAAGGAATCGGTCGCACCACACCCAATCCACCGGTGGGGGCGGTTATCGTCAACAGGGGGGAAATTGTTGGTCGCGGGTACCATAAAAAAGCTGGTACTCCCCATGCTGAGGTCAACGCCATCGCTGATGCCGGAGAAGCAGCCCGAGGCGGTACAATTTTTGTTACCCTGGAACCCTGTAACCATACCGGTCGTACTCCTCCATGTACCCGCGCGATTCTAGAGGCAGGTATTCAGGCTGTCGTTATTGGAGCCATGGATCCCAATCCCGGAGTTGCCGGCGGAGGCGCAGAGTTTTTATGCTCCCAGGGAGTGAATGTCAGCACTGCCGTCCTGGAAGATGCCTGCAAAGATCTTATCCGTCCCTTTGTCAAATTGAGCTCCACCGGTTTGCCCTGGGTAATCATGAAGGCTGGGCTGAGCCTGGATGGAAAAATTGCCTATACAGCCGGGCAGGGCGGTTGCGTTACGGGGGGACAATCAGGGTGTCTCGTACACCAGCTGCGCGATCAGGTTGACGCAATAGTCATAGGCATAGGTACCGCGCTCAGTGATAATCCCAGCCTGACAACCAGGCTGCCCGATAAGGCCGATGCCCGCGATCCTTTGCGAATCATTCTTGATTCGCAGTTACGTTGTTCACCAGAGGCTCGAATGTTGCGTCAGAACTCGCAGGCTGCCACCTGGATCCTGTGTGGAGAGAATGCACCCCGAGAGCGGCGACAGGCTTTGGCTGATGCAGGTGCCATCGTCCACCTCCTTCCCCTCGATAATAACCAGCACCTGGATCTTCAGCAGGTTGTCCGTTTTTTGGGTAAGCAACAGCTCAGTTCAGTTCTCATTGAAGGGGGCGCTCAAATCCACGGCGCATTTTGGCAGGCAGGACTGGTCGATGAGGTGCAGCTCTTCTATGCACCGTTTTTCATTGGTGAGCGGGGCGTTCCTTTAATTCAGGGATTCTATTTATCGGAAAAGCCTGCGAGCCTTCCCCTTGAGATTGACGTTTCGCATCGTGCCGGTGAGGACTTTTTCCTGCGTGCTTTGGTTCGAAAATAA
- a CDS encoding electron transfer flavoprotein subunit alpha, with product MLIIDCDLCTACGICEGSCAFGAISVQDDCAVVNESCTLCGACVEGCPVEALRIEVAEKRTQDNLQDYKGVLVFAEYRHGTVAPVSYELLGIGRKLADQRKVDLSVVLLGGKVKDYSSALIAAGADRVLLAEHAELEQFREDIYAAVLERVIGDYKPEVVLAGATAIGRSVIPYVATALNAGLTADCTRLEIRETDGMLLQTRPAFGGNIMATIECPNTRPQMATVRPKVMAPAEPDPSRTGELVELDVAAYLPASKLEVIETVVNEEDQVNIQEVEALVAGGRGLDSAKGFSLLRELADELSGTVAASRAAVDSGWIPYPHQVGQTGKTVNPKLYIACGISGAVQHAVGMQSAEVIVAINRDKAAPIFDLATYGIVGDLYEVVPLLIRKIQEVKK from the coding sequence ATGCTGATTATCGATTGTGATCTTTGCACCGCCTGTGGCATCTGTGAAGGGAGTTGCGCCTTTGGTGCTATAAGCGTTCAAGACGACTGTGCAGTGGTCAACGAATCCTGCACGCTCTGTGGAGCCTGTGTGGAGGGCTGCCCGGTAGAGGCCCTGCGGATTGAAGTTGCAGAAAAACGAACCCAGGACAACCTGCAGGACTACAAAGGTGTTCTTGTCTTTGCTGAGTACCGGCACGGTACCGTTGCTCCGGTCAGCTATGAGCTACTTGGAATCGGACGCAAGCTTGCCGATCAGCGCAAAGTCGATCTGAGTGTAGTTTTACTTGGTGGAAAGGTAAAAGACTATAGTAGCGCCTTGATTGCGGCCGGTGCCGACCGAGTGCTGCTGGCTGAGCATGCTGAGCTTGAGCAGTTCCGTGAAGATATCTACGCAGCAGTCCTGGAGCGGGTTATCGGTGATTACAAGCCTGAGGTTGTGCTTGCCGGTGCAACCGCCATTGGACGCTCGGTTATCCCCTACGTGGCCACCGCGTTGAATGCAGGTTTGACCGCTGACTGTACGCGCCTCGAGATTCGTGAAACCGATGGTATGCTTTTACAGACCCGTCCCGCTTTTGGTGGCAATATCATGGCAACCATCGAATGTCCGAACACCCGTCCGCAGATGGCAACGGTTCGCCCCAAGGTCATGGCTCCTGCTGAGCCAGATCCATCGCGAACAGGTGAGCTTGTTGAATTGGATGTAGCTGCTTACCTCCCAGCCTCTAAACTTGAAGTCATTGAAACTGTGGTTAACGAAGAGGATCAGGTCAATATTCAGGAAGTAGAGGCACTGGTCGCTGGAGGGCGTGGGCTTGATTCTGCCAAGGGATTTTCCCTGTTGCGTGAATTGGCCGATGAGCTCAGTGGTACTGTAGCAGCCTCCCGTGCAGCGGTCGACTCAGGCTGGATTCCTTATCCGCACCAGGTCGGACAAACCGGAAAAACCGTCAATCCCAAGCTTTATATAGCCTGTGGTATTTCCGGTGCGGTTCAGCACGCCGTTGGTATGCAGTCTGCTGAGGTTATTGTAGCCATTAACCGTGATAAGGCGGCGCCAATTTTTGACTTGGCAACTTACGGAATTGTCGGTGATCTCTATGAGGTGGTCCCCCTGCTTATCCGCAAAATCCAGGAGGTGAAAAAATGA
- a CDS encoding sigma-54 dependent transcriptional regulator: protein MDREKYSILVIDDEESIRRLLQKELANNRREILTAADGNEAMAMIRSHWFDVIIMDLWLPDVQDLELLIKVRESIPHIEVIMITGHGDVDIAVEAMKLGACDFIRKPFNLDRLDLIVEKAHQRVLLSRENAMLRHSTGQDQNKVRFIGNSASMRDIHFLIEKVAPASIPVLITGESGAGKDVVARMIHQRSPLAANPMIVKNCATLQKELARSELFGHIKGSFTGANESREGLMSFAHDSTLFLDEIGDLPLEVQASLLRVLETGSYRRVGEKEERKVNIRFLFATNRHLAEEVDKDRFNEALFHRINAFSIQIPSLKDRKEDLPLLVDYFLTTLSPDNTNYRIVEQAMACILKYNWPGNIRELRNVIERSIILAENGIITERCLPRELVESSESNGAALTLDSVEREHILKMLDFYGGNRQKTADTLGISRKTLYRKLTQYAID from the coding sequence ATGGACAGAGAAAAGTATTCCATCCTTGTCATAGACGACGAGGAATCAATCAGACGGCTGCTGCAAAAGGAGCTGGCCAACAACCGTAGAGAAATACTCACCGCCGCAGACGGGAACGAGGCCATGGCTATGATTCGCAGCCACTGGTTTGATGTGATTATCATGGATCTGTGGCTGCCTGATGTACAGGACCTGGAGTTACTCATCAAAGTGCGGGAATCAATTCCCCATATTGAAGTTATCATGATCACCGGCCACGGCGACGTGGACATTGCTGTTGAAGCGATGAAACTCGGAGCCTGTGATTTTATCCGTAAGCCTTTTAATCTGGACAGGCTGGACCTTATCGTTGAAAAGGCGCACCAACGGGTGTTGTTATCGCGTGAGAACGCCATGCTGCGTCATTCCACCGGGCAGGACCAAAACAAGGTGCGCTTTATCGGCAACTCGGCCTCCATGCGCGATATTCACTTTCTGATCGAAAAGGTTGCTCCAGCTTCCATTCCGGTACTGATCACAGGTGAATCGGGCGCGGGCAAGGATGTGGTCGCGCGCATGATCCACCAGCGATCCCCCCTTGCGGCCAACCCCATGATTGTCAAAAACTGTGCGACCCTGCAAAAGGAGTTGGCCCGTAGTGAGCTCTTTGGTCATATCAAGGGATCCTTTACCGGGGCCAACGAATCAAGGGAAGGGTTGATGTCCTTTGCCCACGACTCCACCCTTTTTCTCGATGAGATCGGAGACCTCCCCTTAGAGGTACAAGCCTCGCTGTTACGCGTACTTGAAACAGGTTCCTACCGGCGGGTTGGCGAGAAGGAAGAAAGGAAAGTCAATATTCGTTTTCTCTTTGCGACCAACCGCCACCTTGCTGAAGAGGTTGATAAGGATCGGTTCAACGAGGCCCTTTTTCATCGCATCAACGCCTTTAGTATCCAGATTCCGTCCCTCAAAGATCGCAAAGAAGACTTGCCGCTGCTGGTGGACTATTTTTTGACAACACTTAGCCCCGATAACACCAACTACCGGATTGTCGAGCAGGCCATGGCTTGTATTCTCAAATACAACTGGCCGGGAAATATTCGTGAGTTACGAAACGTTATCGAACGGTCGATTATCTTAGCTGAAAACGGGATCATTACCGAGCGCTGCCTGCCACGAGAGTTGGTGGAATCCTCAGAGTCCAATGGAGCGGCTTTGACCCTGGATTCGGTTGAGAGGGAACACATTCTGAAGATGCTGGATTTCTATGGGGGCAATCGGCAAAAAACTGCAGATACTCTGGGGATCAGCCGCAAGACCCTGTATCGGAAACTGACTCAGTACGCAATCGATTAA
- a CDS encoding ATP-binding protein, with the protein MPHYTTLEDLVGIEHCKLGFYQELQQKVEQLKGSNLELEKKRKEIQALLDGITDLMVVLNEDLSIQRVNHVFTDWFPGIDPIGRFCHEIFRGHTGRCDNCPALRALDRDEIIKDLCIYKVNDDYKHYEIIASPLKTSPTGERQVLLFKRDVTLEKEFQAQFYQAEKMATVGALAAGVAHEINNPLTAINGFAQGLKRRINRLEGQVDEELFGDFKEYTQTIIKECLRCRDIVQTLLTFSRPTAASLAHIDLNQCVTDTLFILKHHFKEQHDLTVKTDLQEDLPPILGDESQLKQVIINLLTNALDATSDGGMIQIKTHSNESGGATLVIEDSGCGIPLQYQDKLFEPFFTTKPVGKGIGIGLSTCYSIVKNHHGDINVTSAVGVGSAFRVSLPGIKEEEWTEKSIPSLS; encoded by the coding sequence ATGCCACACTATACGACCTTAGAAGATCTCGTTGGCATTGAACACTGTAAGCTGGGATTTTATCAGGAGTTGCAGCAGAAGGTCGAGCAACTCAAGGGATCCAACCTTGAGCTGGAGAAGAAACGCAAAGAAATTCAAGCCCTTCTCGATGGGATTACCGACCTGATGGTGGTGCTCAATGAAGATCTCTCCATCCAACGGGTTAATCACGTCTTCACTGACTGGTTTCCAGGGATAGATCCTATTGGGCGCTTCTGTCATGAAATTTTTCGTGGACACACCGGCCGCTGTGACAACTGCCCTGCCCTGCGAGCCCTGGACCGTGATGAAATCATCAAAGACTTATGTATTTATAAGGTCAATGACGATTACAAACATTACGAAATTATAGCCTCCCCGCTGAAGACCAGCCCCACCGGTGAGCGGCAGGTGCTTCTGTTTAAGCGCGATGTCACCCTGGAAAAAGAGTTCCAGGCACAGTTTTACCAGGCAGAAAAGATGGCCACGGTTGGCGCTCTGGCAGCAGGCGTCGCCCATGAAATCAACAACCCGCTCACGGCTATCAATGGTTTTGCCCAAGGGCTCAAACGCCGCATTAATCGACTTGAAGGCCAGGTCGATGAGGAGCTCTTCGGCGATTTCAAGGAGTACACCCAGACCATTATCAAGGAGTGTTTGCGTTGCCGCGACATTGTCCAGACCTTGCTGACCTTTTCAAGGCCCACTGCAGCAAGCCTTGCTCACATTGATTTGAATCAGTGTGTCACCGATACCCTCTTTATCTTAAAACATCATTTTAAAGAGCAACATGACCTCACGGTCAAGACGGATCTGCAGGAAGACCTCCCTCCGATTCTCGGTGACGAATCCCAGCTGAAACAGGTCATCATCAACTTGTTGACCAATGCTCTTGATGCCACAAGTGATGGCGGCATGATTCAAATCAAAACCCACAGCAATGAATCTGGTGGCGCCACCCTGGTTATCGAAGACTCTGGATGCGGTATTCCCCTGCAGTATCAAGACAAACTTTTTGAGCCTTTTTTCACCACTAAACCGGTGGGAAAAGGAATCGGCATCGGACTTTCAACGTGTTATTCGATTGTTAAAAATCATCATGGAGACATCAATGTGACCAGCGCTGTCGGCGTTGGGTCGGCATTTCGTGTTTCTCTCCCCGGAATTAAAGAAGAAGAATGGACAGAGAAAAGTATTCCATCCTTGTCATAG
- a CDS encoding iron-containing alcohol dehydrogenase — protein MKDAMSTLHAKDGSVAQPRFQRPVPTTAVDYMYREGAEIEEFSTSPILDLAHIFSITDHSQSPESGFMDITKFAIPEIIFGRGSLNYAGQCALRLGAKKVFLVSDDGIEEAGWLQRLMDILEKEGIKWVYYPGVTSNPRDFQIEQGAEFYSKNGTDVIIAIGGGSALDTAKGIAIIASNGGRIRDYEGANRVQRPLPPMLFITTTAGSGSDISQFCIITDMKRGVKMSIITRTLVPNISIVDPLILRTKTESLIIQSAVDALAHAIEAYMSRIASPFTEIHSLRAIDLILNNLQRAVATRSLDSLEQLSIASVSASMAFSNAGLGAEHALAHALGGHFDMRHGVVHPILLTSVMRFNMGINTQRMADIGRLIVKRQVGTDRETALAGIEKLDEFFASFDVALRLSQLIPESERHHLESLCKMAVHDACNLTNPRPATWEEFYQICEEVW, from the coding sequence ATGAAAGATGCAATGTCAACCCTGCACGCCAAGGATGGCTCCGTTGCCCAGCCACGATTTCAACGCCCTGTCCCCACAACTGCGGTGGACTATATGTATAGAGAGGGTGCGGAAATTGAGGAATTCTCCACATCTCCCATCCTTGATTTAGCCCATATTTTCAGTATTACCGATCATTCGCAATCCCCAGAATCAGGTTTCATGGATATAACAAAATTTGCTATTCCCGAAATTATCTTTGGCCGTGGAAGCCTTAACTACGCAGGGCAGTGCGCGCTCCGTCTGGGCGCTAAAAAAGTCTTTCTAGTCAGTGACGATGGCATTGAGGAGGCTGGCTGGCTCCAGCGCCTGATGGACATCCTGGAGAAAGAAGGCATAAAGTGGGTCTATTACCCAGGAGTTACTTCAAACCCTCGGGATTTTCAGATCGAGCAGGGAGCGGAGTTCTATTCGAAAAACGGCACAGACGTCATCATCGCCATCGGCGGAGGCAGTGCTCTTGATACAGCCAAGGGCATCGCCATTATTGCCAGTAACGGTGGACGGATACGCGATTACGAGGGGGCTAACCGCGTTCAGCGTCCTCTGCCTCCCATGCTCTTTATTACGACCACGGCGGGAAGCGGATCTGACATCAGTCAATTTTGTATTATCACCGACATGAAACGTGGGGTCAAAATGTCCATCATCACTCGGACACTGGTCCCCAACATCTCTATTGTTGACCCCCTGATCCTGCGGACGAAAACCGAGTCCTTGATTATCCAGTCTGCAGTGGATGCTCTGGCCCATGCCATTGAAGCGTACATGTCCCGCATAGCCTCACCCTTCACCGAGATTCACTCATTGCGGGCCATTGACCTGATTCTCAACAACCTGCAGCGTGCTGTAGCCACACGATCGCTTGATTCCCTGGAGCAGTTGAGTATTGCCTCGGTGTCTGCCTCCATGGCCTTCTCCAATGCCGGACTGGGAGCGGAACATGCTCTGGCCCATGCACTTGGCGGCCATTTTGATATGCGCCATGGTGTCGTTCACCCCATACTACTGACCAGTGTCATGCGCTTTAACATGGGAATCAATACCCAGCGAATGGCCGATATTGGGCGCCTTATTGTCAAGCGTCAGGTCGGTACAGACCGGGAAACCGCCCTGGCTGGGATCGAAAAACTCGACGAGTTCTTTGCCTCCTTTGACGTGGCCCTGCGCCTCTCGCAACTCATTCCTGAAAGTGAACGCCACCATCTGGAATCCCTGTGCAAAATGGCTGTTCATGATGCCTGTAACCTGACCAATCCTCGGCCCGCCACCTGGGAGGAGTTCTATCAGATCTGTGAGGAGGTGTGGTAA
- the fabF gene encoding beta-ketoacyl-ACP synthase II: MKRRVVVTGIGLVTPLGIGTQETWNALINGTSGVGPITRFDASDQASQIAAEVKDFNPELWFEKKQAKNLDAFVQYGVAAADMAWKSSGLSITDANVDRVGVITGCGMGGLPTIEEYHSVLQKRGPRKITPFFIPRVIPNMPSGHISMRIGSKGPNLTQTTACAAGTHAVGEAFRHIAYGDCDIAVTGGTESVICPLAVGGFSAMKALSTRNDDPTTASRPFDRDRDGFIISEGAGMIVLEELESAQKRGATIYAEIIGYGQSSDAYHIAAPPEDGEGAARCMKAALRDAGVNPSDIDYINAHGTSTPLNDKCETQAIKTVFGDHAYKLMVSSTKSMTGHMLGAAGGIEAAFTVMSLHNGIIPPTANLHNPDPNCDLDYVPLTAREVKLETAMSNSFGFGGTNGVVVFRRFA; the protein is encoded by the coding sequence GTGAAACGACGGGTCGTTGTAACCGGAATCGGCTTGGTCACGCCCCTGGGGATTGGTACTCAGGAGACGTGGAATGCACTGATTAACGGCACAAGCGGTGTGGGTCCCATTACTCGCTTTGATGCCTCTGATCAGGCCTCGCAGATTGCCGCGGAAGTGAAGGATTTTAATCCTGAATTGTGGTTTGAGAAAAAACAGGCAAAAAATCTGGATGCCTTTGTTCAATACGGGGTGGCTGCAGCCGATATGGCCTGGAAAAGCAGCGGCCTGTCGATCACCGATGCAAATGTTGATCGGGTGGGAGTTATTACCGGCTGCGGCATGGGTGGTCTCCCTACGATTGAAGAGTATCACTCGGTTTTGCAGAAAAGAGGGCCGCGTAAAATTACCCCTTTTTTCATCCCTCGAGTGATTCCGAACATGCCATCTGGCCATATCTCCATGCGTATTGGCAGCAAAGGGCCAAATCTGACCCAGACCACTGCCTGTGCGGCTGGAACTCACGCCGTGGGCGAGGCGTTTCGCCACATCGCCTATGGTGACTGTGATATCGCGGTTACCGGCGGAACCGAGTCAGTTATTTGCCCGCTTGCCGTTGGTGGGTTCAGCGCCATGAAAGCCCTGTCCACCCGCAATGATGATCCCACCACCGCATCACGTCCCTTTGATCGTGATCGTGATGGTTTTATCATCTCAGAGGGAGCGGGAATGATAGTTCTGGAAGAGCTTGAGTCTGCGCAAAAACGTGGGGCAACCATTTATGCCGAGATCATCGGCTATGGGCAGTCCAGCGACGCCTATCACATCGCTGCTCCGCCCGAAGATGGCGAAGGTGCGGCTCGCTGCATGAAAGCCGCTCTTCGTGACGCAGGAGTGAATCCCAGTGATATTGATTATATCAACGCTCATGGAACCTCCACCCCGCTGAACGACAAGTGTGAGACCCAGGCCATCAAAACGGTCTTTGGAGATCATGCCTACAAGCTGATGGTAAGTTCCACCAAATCCATGACCGGACACATGTTGGGCGCAGCCGGTGGTATTGAGGCCGCCTTTACCGTCATGAGTTTGCATAATGGAATTATTCCTCCGACAGCCAATCTGCATAACCCGGATCCAAACTGTGATCTTGATTATGTGCCGCTGACTGCACGTGAAGTCAAATTGGAGACAGCTATGTCCAATTCTTTTGGCTTCGGTGGCACCAACGGTGTTGTTGTCTTTCGGCGGTTTGCCTAA